A region of Streptomyces deccanensis DNA encodes the following proteins:
- a CDS encoding DUF5134 domain-containing protein: MAGHLLGWTLVLLGAGVAVGNLVRLALVRGWSRFEAGAEVVMGGGMAVMAAPPTATLYGTYGVWWAAVFGLLCLGGVARSVRHAVGGGVRQARHGAHLVIGSAAMVVMTLAMPGAASGPTLALAGGHGHGHGGAGGTEAMGAAHGVAEAAATSGSALLWRVAFWVLAAYFLVSVALAVRARMRETGGSSAGSVAQARHRRATRTPAVLSVPNARLAGHIGMGGSMATMLLMMTV, from the coding sequence GTGGCTGGACACCTTCTTGGCTGGACGCTGGTGCTGCTGGGAGCCGGGGTGGCCGTCGGGAACCTCGTGCGACTGGCGCTGGTCAGAGGCTGGAGCCGGTTCGAGGCGGGGGCCGAGGTGGTCATGGGCGGGGGGATGGCCGTCATGGCGGCGCCGCCGACCGCGACCCTGTACGGCACGTACGGCGTCTGGTGGGCGGCCGTGTTCGGACTGCTCTGTCTCGGGGGCGTGGCCCGGTCCGTACGGCATGCCGTAGGCGGCGGTGTGCGGCAGGCGCGGCACGGCGCCCACCTCGTGATCGGCAGCGCCGCCATGGTGGTGATGACCCTGGCCATGCCGGGCGCCGCCTCGGGACCTACGCTCGCCCTGGCCGGTGGCCACGGCCACGGCCACGGGGGCGCCGGTGGGACGGAGGCCATGGGTGCTGCCCACGGTGTCGCCGAGGCCGCCGCGACCTCGGGCTCCGCGCTCCTGTGGCGGGTCGCCTTCTGGGTCCTGGCCGCCTACTTCCTGGTGTCCGTCGCCCTGGCCGTACGTGCCCGGATGCGGGAGACGGGCGGATCGTCCGCCGGGTCGGTCGCCCAGGCCCGCCACCGTCGAGCGACCCGTACCCCGGCCGTGCTGTCCGTGCCGAACGCGCGCCTGGCCGGTCACATCGGCATGGGCGGTTCGATGGCGACGATGCTGCTGATGATGACCGTCTGA
- a CDS encoding DUF4396 domain-containing protein: MDHRGHTEHGEHTEHKDHADHTANGAHTASWATAAKATLHCLTGCAIGEILGMVIGTALGWANVPTMALAITLAFLFGYSFTLFAVRRAGLGLKSAIKVALAADTVSIAVMELVDNGIIALTPGAMDAHLDDALFWSALLGGFAIAFLITTPVNKWMIGRGKGHAVVHAYH, encoded by the coding sequence ATGGACCACAGAGGCCACACGGAGCACGGGGAACACACCGAGCACAAAGACCACGCCGACCACACGGCGAACGGGGCCCACACCGCGTCCTGGGCCACGGCGGCGAAGGCGACCCTGCACTGCCTCACCGGGTGCGCCATCGGCGAGATCCTGGGCATGGTCATCGGCACGGCGCTGGGTTGGGCCAACGTGCCGACCATGGCCCTGGCCATCACGCTGGCGTTCCTCTTCGGCTACTCGTTCACCCTGTTCGCGGTGCGACGGGCCGGGCTGGGCCTCAAGAGCGCGATCAAGGTGGCCCTGGCCGCCGACACCGTCTCGATCGCCGTCATGGAACTGGTCGACAACGGCATCATCGCCCTCACCCCCGGCGCGATGGACGCCCACCTCGACGACGCCCTCTTCTGGTCGGCCCTCCTCGGCGGCTTCGCCATCGCCTTCCTCATCACCACACCGGTCAACAAGTGGATGATCGGCCGAGGCAAGGGCCACGCCGTGGTGCACGCGTACCACTGA
- a CDS encoding BlaI/MecI/CopY family transcriptional regulator, which yields MRRLGELEAEIMDRLWTWNRPATVREVVDDLNKTRPLAYTTVMTVTNILYNKGWLLRGKQGRAWLYTPVRSREAYAAALMEDGLDASKDRPAALVHFVENMTEEEQAALRKALRAVGRQAKS from the coding sequence ATGCGACGGCTGGGGGAACTGGAAGCGGAGATCATGGACCGCCTCTGGACGTGGAACCGTCCGGCGACGGTGCGCGAGGTCGTCGACGATCTCAACAAGACCCGCCCGCTCGCCTACACCACGGTGATGACCGTCACCAACATCCTCTACAACAAAGGCTGGTTGCTCCGGGGCAAGCAGGGCCGCGCCTGGCTCTACACCCCCGTGCGCAGCCGTGAGGCGTACGCCGCCGCGCTGATGGAGGACGGGCTGGACGCGAGCAAGGACCGGCCGGCCGCACTGGTCCACTTCGTCGAGAACATGACGGAGGAGGAGCAGGCCGCGCTGCGCAAGGCCCTGCGCGCGGTGGGACGGCAGGCGAAGTCGTGA
- a CDS encoding peptidase inhibitor family I36 protein, whose translation MRKRTIATLSASTALAVVAIAAPTASAEPNPPGCDRGAFCIYSGPDQTGSLLVESQGNWSGSVSGRSVFNNGTPFPGGDHIQLTWTYNGGTFSDCLHYNPGPGDYKWNFVPGVVFKQASWRGEC comes from the coding sequence ATGCGCAAGCGCACCATCGCGACTCTGTCCGCCTCCACCGCCCTGGCCGTCGTCGCCATCGCGGCACCCACCGCGTCCGCCGAACCGAACCCGCCCGGCTGCGACCGAGGAGCCTTCTGCATCTACTCCGGCCCGGACCAGACCGGTTCACTGCTCGTGGAGAGCCAGGGCAACTGGTCCGGCAGCGTCAGCGGCCGGTCCGTCTTCAACAACGGCACGCCCTTCCCCGGCGGCGACCACATCCAGCTCACGTGGACCTACAACGGCGGCACGTTCAGTGACTGCCTCCACTACAACCCGGGCCCCGGCGACTACAAGTGGAACTTCGTGCCCGGCGTCGTCTTCAAGCAGGCCTCCTGGCGTGGTGAGTGCTGA
- a CDS encoding M56 family metallopeptidase: MNAAPLLLGYTVTVGFAAPPLLLRAAWPHRAPALALAVWHTLTLSFALGAALTAYHLLMPTEHTHAGLLGLLHSCGLDLGASGPGHDTAGRLAVAVPTALGAALAGSFAFHVVRARRARARHREAVDLVGRRSARLGATVLPYDVPAAYCLPGRRPRIVISDAAVRQLAPEQLAAVLAHERAHIAGRHHLVIAAAAAFLSVFPLLPLARHARAETALLLEMVADDRALRVHSDGALASAMYEMAAARTPRGAFAAGGPAVLIRIRRVLGPRRPPHRVFWGSVAAVTATVPLLPLLVACPLGAV; encoded by the coding sequence GTGAACGCGGCTCCTCTCCTGCTCGGTTACACGGTGACGGTGGGCTTCGCCGCCCCTCCCCTGCTGCTGCGTGCCGCCTGGCCGCACCGGGCGCCCGCCCTGGCCCTGGCCGTCTGGCACACCCTGACGCTCTCCTTCGCCCTCGGGGCCGCCCTGACCGCGTACCACCTGCTCATGCCCACCGAGCACACCCACGCGGGACTCCTCGGCCTGCTGCACTCCTGCGGACTGGACCTGGGCGCGAGCGGACCCGGCCACGACACCGCGGGCCGCCTCGCCGTCGCCGTTCCCACGGCCCTCGGGGCGGCCCTCGCGGGAAGCTTCGCCTTCCATGTCGTACGGGCCCGTCGCGCGCGGGCCCGGCACCGGGAGGCGGTGGATCTGGTCGGCCGCCGCTCCGCACGGCTGGGCGCCACCGTCCTGCCGTACGACGTGCCCGCCGCCTACTGCCTGCCCGGCCGCCGCCCGAGGATCGTGATCAGCGACGCGGCCGTACGGCAGCTGGCTCCTGAGCAACTCGCGGCGGTCCTGGCGCACGAACGGGCGCACATCGCGGGCCGCCACCATCTGGTGATCGCCGCCGCCGCGGCGTTCCTGTCGGTCTTCCCGCTGCTCCCCCTGGCCCGCCACGCCCGCGCCGAGACGGCGCTCCTGCTGGAGATGGTCGCCGACGACCGTGCCCTGCGCGTCCACTCCGACGGGGCGCTGGCGAGCGCGATGTACGAGATGGCGGCGGCCCGGACGCCGAGGGGCGCGTTCGCGGCGGGCGGCCCGGCGGTGCTGATCCGGATCCGGCGGGTGCTGGGGCCACGTCGTCCGCCGCACCGCGTGTTCTGGGGTTCCGTCGCCGCCGTGACCGCCACCGTTCCGCTGCTGCCGCTCCTCGTCGCCTGCCCGCTCGGCGCCGTCTGA